One Triticum dicoccoides isolate Atlit2015 ecotype Zavitan chromosome 5B, WEW_v2.0, whole genome shotgun sequence genomic window carries:
- the LOC119307194 gene encoding GTPase LSG1-1-like translates to MASRGKKGGGKGAEDLGRALIRQQNRAAAAAKERGEALASSSRRRAPPLESVIDVSEIDAVLQRAAEEDRLHSALAAAASASSSDLIIDLDATGETAEERRRLRKEQEALHANSLGVPRRPPWTNRMTAEELDTSERQAFLEWRRNLARLEENDKLVLTPFEKNIDIWRQLWRVIERGDLLVMVVDARDPLFYRCPDLEVYAKELDEHKRTMLLVNKADLLPLNIRKIWADYFKEHDILHVFWSAKAATATLEGKMSSGEENSASPDMDTKIYGREELLMRLQAEAKSIAAQRRTSASKGEQEASSTDSVPSVAKHVVAGFVGYPNVGKSSTINALVGEKKTGVTHTPGKTKHFQTLIISEELMLCDCPGLVFPSFSSSRHEMVSCGVLPIDRMTKHREAIQVVADRVPRDVLEQIYKITLPKPKPYESQSRAPTAAELLRAYCASRGHVSHGGLPDETRAARQILKDYIDGKIPHYELPPGVVTDDEVEARESTVAAAAEGPTASAADESGSEDSDEQDGRTGGPDMRLLLSDLESFDLAATEGSNVTGKKKQHQASQKQHRKPQRKKDRSWRASNDGSDGTAVVRDFQKPTVSTPTVSVSGNV, encoded by the exons ATGGCGAGCCGCGGGAAGAAGGGCGGGGGGAAGGGGGCGGAGGACCTGGGCCGCGCGCTCATACGGCAGCAGAacagggcggcggcggccgccaaggagcggggcgaggcgctcgcctcctcctcccgccgccgcgcgccgcccctcgAGTCGGTCATCGACGTCAGCGAGATCGACGCCGTCCTCCAGCGCGCCGCCGAGGAGGACCGCCTCCAttccgccctcgccgccgccgcctccgcctcctcctccgacctCATCATCGACCT GGATGCGACGGGGGAGACAGCCGAGGAGAGGCGAAGGCTTCGGAAGGAGCAAGAGGCGCTGCACGCCAACAGCCTGGGGGTTCCAAGGCG TCCGCCGTGGACTAATCGGATGACCGCGGAGGAGCTCGACACGAGCGAGCGGCAGGCGTTCCTTGAGTGGCGGAGGAATCTTGCGAG ATTGGAAGAGAATGATAAGCTTGTCCTTACACCTTTCGAGAAGAACATTGACATCTGGAGACAGCTCTGGAGAGTAATTGAACGCGGTGATTTG CTGGTCATGGTAGTTGATGCTCGAGATCCCTTATTCTACCGATGTCCTGACCTTGAG GTATATGCAAAGGAACTTGACGAACACAAGAGAACAATGCTCCTTGTCAACAAGGCTGATCTACTACCTTTAAATATCAG AAAAATATGGGCAGATTATTTCAAGGAGCACGATATTCTTCATGTTTTCTGGTCTGCTAAAGCTGCTACTGCCACATTAGAAGGAAAGATGTCGAGTGGTGAAGAAAATTCTGCTTCACCTGATATGGATACCAAGATATATGGCAGGGAAGAGCTTTTGATGAGGTTGCAAGCTGAAGCGAAATCTATCGCAGCACAAAGAAGGACGTCAGCTAGTAAAGGGGAACAAGAAGCAAGTTCTACCGATTCTGTTCCATCAGTGGCTAAACATGTAGTTGCTGGATTTGTTGGTTATCCAAACGTCGGGAAGAGTTCCACGATAAATGCTTTAGTTGGCGAGAAGAAGACCGGTGTCACTCACACACCCGGTAAGACGAAACATTTCCAGACATTGATAATCTCTGAAGAGCTCATGCTGTGTGATTGTCCTGGTCTGGTCTTCCCTTCATTCTCAAGCTCGAGGCATGAGATGGTGTCATGCGGTGTCTTGCCGATCGATCGGATGACAAAGCACAGGGAAGCCATACAAGTGGTGGCAGATCGTGTCCCAAGAGACGTCCTGGAGCAGATTTACAAAATCACCTTGCCGAAGCCAAAGCCATACGAATCACAATCCCGGGCACCGACTGCAGCCGAGCTGTTGCGGGCATACTGCGCGTCTCGGGGCCATGTCAGCCATGGCGGGCTGCCTGACGAGACCAGGGCTGCTAGGCAGATACTCAAGGACTACATCGACGGCAAAATCCCGCACTATGAACTCCCTCCTGGTGTTGTCACGGATGATGAAGTAGAAGCAAGAGAATCTACCGTTGCAGCAGCAGCAGAAGGCCCGACTGCTTCAGCAGCTGACGAATCTGGCAGTGAGGACTCCGATGAACAGGATGGTAGAACAGGAGGTCCAGACATGAGGCTGCTCTTGAGTGACCTCGAGTCTTTCGACTTGGCCGCCACCGAAGGATCCAATGTCACTGGAAAGAAGAAGCAGCACCAGGCATCACAGAAGCAGCACAGGAAACCCCAGCGGAAGAAGGACCGGTCCTGGAGGGCTAGCAACGATGGCAGCGATGGGACGGCGGTGGTAAGGGACTTCCAGAAGCCCACCGTCAGTACTCCCACGGTCAGCGTGAGCGGAAATGTTTAG
- the LOC119307195 gene encoding xyloglucan endotransglycosylase/hydrolase protein 8-like, translating into MTMLRAVSVTVGVAVALLAAATAAESWLYEEFTTDGNVRADYNAQGQQVASLMLTQQSGGGAFGSRQKYLYGEFSIQMKLVPGNSAGTVTSFYLSSGDGPGHDEIDMEFMGNSTGQPVVLNTNVWANGDGKKEHQFDLWFDPAADYHTYTIIWNHKNVLFKVDDLFIRSFTRYADLPYPGAKPMSVHATLWDGSYWATLKGKVPVDWSGAPFLVSYRAYSADACVPAADAGPLSCPAGTDRWMNRQLDDAERGTVAWAKRDYMRYNYCDDGWRFPQGFPAECSRA; encoded by the exons ATGACGATGCTGCGGGCTGTGTCCGTCACGGTGGGCGTGGCCGTGGCGCTGCTGGCGGCGGCCACGGCGGCGGAGTCGTGGCTGTACGAGGAGTTCACCACGGACGGCAACGTGCGCGCGGACTACAACGCGCAGGGGCAGCAGGTGGCGTCGCTCATGCTCACCCAGCAGTCCGGCGGCGGCGCCTTCGGCTCCCGGCAGAAGTACCTCTACGGCGAGTTCAGCATCCAGATGAAGCTCGTCCCCGGCAACTCCGCCGGCACCGTCACCTCCTTCTAC CTGTCGTCGGGCGACGGCCCCGGGCACGACGAGATCGACATGGAGTTCATGGGCAACTCCACGGGGCAGCCGGTGGTGCTCAACACCAACGTGTGGGCCAACGGCGACGGCAAGAAGGAGCACCAGTTCGACCTCTGGTTCGACCCGGCCGCCGACTACCACACCTACACCATCATCTGGAACCACAAGAACGTCCTCTTCAAGGTGGACGACCTCTTCATCCGCTCCTTCACGCGCTACGCCGACCTCCCCTACCCGGGCGCCAAGCCCATGTCCGTGCACGCCACGCTCTGGGACGGCAGCTACTGGGCCACGCTCAAGGGCAAGGTCCCCGTCGACTGGTCCGGCGCGCCCTTCCTCGTCTCCTACCGCGCCTACTCCGCCGACGCCTGCGTGCCCGCGGCGGACGCCGGCCCGCTCTCCTGCCCCGCCGGCACCGACCGCTGGATGAACCGGCAGCTCGACGACGCCGAGCGCGGCACCGTCGCCTGGGCCAAGCGCGACTACATGCGCTACAACTACTGCGACGACGGCTGGCGATTCCCGCAGGGCTTCCCCGCCGAGTGCTCCCGCGCCTGA